The genome window CTTGCAAATGAGGGAAGAGGACTACAGACAGTAGAAACAAACCAAAGTGGACTTAGAGGAGCAATAGTCAACTGAAATTAAAGGTGATAAATGTGCCAGTTAGGATACTTCCTGGGACTGTAACTGGAGAATTTCGTCCTCTTGGGAAGTTACTCATACCAGGGCCAGTCAgacaaagaaaaaatagaaaatgtatTGGTAGATTCCAATCTGTTACTTGTAGATGAGTGAGGAACATGCCTGGTTACCATTTCAGTAAAAACAAACTAAACTTTTGCTACTTGAAcctgaaaacaaatgaaaacctCACACCAAAATTCTGTATTTCTGAAGACTGTAATGCatttcagaggaaggaaggaaggaaggaaggaaggaaggaaggaaggaaggaaggaaggcatgtGCTTAGATGACCATAAAATACATTCTTATTTCCCCTTCTCCCCTATTAATAATTCTTGAACTGGGCTTCAGTCACACTTAGAACAGAGAGTTTGAAATCAGTATACTTAAGTTATTCATGACACAGTCAACCAGCATTCCTCAGCCATGATGTAGGCCCTCCTACATCATTGTAGGAGGACAGTGCAAATTGTTAGTCTGACACATCAAGAggatttacagattttttttctaaataaagaaGCTTTAGGATGCAGTTTTGccacttttgccccccccccctagTCTGAGGAACTTTtttcagaacaaacaaaaaagtccaaATGTCATGTGTAACAGATATCCTAAATCAGGTCTGGGCAAACAAAACCTGGGGACATGAGATGAAATTCTCCCTCTAAcccctagagcagtggctcccaaccttggatctctagatgttcttggactacagctccaagaaatcctagccagcatagctagtggtgaaggcttctgggagttttagtacagGAACATCTCGACaaacaaagttgggaaccactaccctaTAGTCTAAAGCTTTGAGGTTTATAAAAAAAATCTGGGTTCCTGGGGTCTGCCCTCTGCCCTCACCACTGCTACATGTATGTATCATCTACCAGTTAATGGCTGTTGGTAGGCATGGAGATAGACATAGAAAGAATCTTCACCAGGATGGTAACAGCAGAGTTGGCTTGGCTACCAGATTAAGAAGAAAGGGTCAACCATTTGGTGGCAGACACAGCAGTTCCAAGGCTGAATGAGCTTCTAGTTGTTCATTTCCTTGCCTCGGAGAACAGAACAGAGATGGTCATACAGCTGGGTCTCAACCCTTCAATGAGCTTGATGTCCCCAGATCAGATCATGCCAGCTGGAGGATAACAGTAACCTCTGCACCATCCCCAAATAAGACTTGGGAGGAGTTCTCATTGTCACCCGTAGAAGACACACATACCCAGGACCATAATGAGGGTGGAGAAATTTGGGTTTTTGTTCCAAGCTGCCAAAAATATCTGCTGCTAGGACAACCAACCCTACCCATTGCCAGCTGCTGTGGGATGGGCacaaactagagatggacatgaagtaCTTCGTGTCCCTTCATCACAAGTTGTTTGCATGTCAGCACAGCTACTGTGCATTTCTTTCCCCACCCCTTGCCAGCTCATCCACTGACCTGATGGCATGCACTTCTCCTTCTTTCCCTGTCATGTGACCATgcagtctgggcaggagcctagacttcccttccccacctcctccagcagctggcactgcaggaatccctgcctgGTCTCTTTGTCTgggtggtcagctgctggaggaggtggagaagggaggtCCAGGCTTCTGCCCAGACTGCAAGATTGTGCAATGGAGAGGTCAGTGAGTTTGCTGGGGGGAGCTCAGCCTGGAATCAATATGGCACTCAGATCCTGGCATGCCTCTTCCTAGATCCCCTTCCCGTTGCAGTTTGGCACATACCACAGCAGCAATAGCAGCTCTGGTGGAATTTCTTTCAAATTGTGGCAGAGGGGGGAAGGGGGCTATTCTCAGTGACAGAAAATCCAGCAACATATGCACTGTTTGAAACTGAAGGTGTTGCTCTGGAAGAACAGGAAGTCATCTGGCTTCTGCTCTACTCAGCTTCTGTTTGCAAAAACCAGAAGGAAACATGTCTATGATATCCACACAGACGTCTCCTGGGAGTAAGCTGCTCCTTGAACTCAACGCTCAGAAATGCAGAGGAGTGTGTGAGGACGGCAACACAAATGTTTCTACCTGTGCTGATTCACCTGTGAAGGTGCATTCACATATCTAAGGCACTACTTGACAGACCAGCTACCAAGAAGCCAGTTGGCTGAATCGGGGAGCGCATTCTGGTAGCATCTGCCTGCCAAGAGCTTTATTCCCTGTAGAATTACAGAACCAGCCGAGGCTAATCATTAACATCCCCCAGGGACTGATCAGACCAAAGGGCACCTTTGTCTACTGGGATCCTGGAGTTGTTTGCAAGAAAAAGACAAGCGGCAAGCTCAGGTGAGTTTATAATTGTGGAACCGAACCTGGGGTTAAAGGACTATAGGTGAGATGAGACATGGGGAAAGTGTGGTTATAGGAAGCATGATAAAAATCACTACTTAACTTACAAGGAGGGCAAATGGGAAtgacaacaaaatgttgcagtgcagaGTATTCTCCATTAAGGATCCCACCAGCTCCATTCCATCCTGATCCCCTAGTAGTCAGTCAACATTTGGTGGCTACTGAGCATGGCCAGCCCTCACTGAAATGTTTTCATGGTCCTTTTCCCCAGCTTCCCAATCTTTCTCACTTTGGGCTCTTCCCACCCTAAAGATCTGCTAATACTTCTGGATATTTTTACCTCTGGGAAGGATGGAATGAAGGTACTCTTCCAGACAAGACTCTTTATTATGCAACTAGACTTTTTTTTTAGGGGAGGGCAAGACATGTTCACCTACCACTTGTAACCACTGTGTTTACCTGCCATTTCATCCTGTTTTTCTTATTGCAGAAATAATGTTAAGGAGGAAAGGATGTGATAGCTGTTTTGGGGTGTCAGTTTAATAGTGCTAGAAGTGATCTATCCAAACGTAACAAAAGAAGATGGAGTGAAATGATGGGTCGGGAGTGGAAAATCAACATATTTTCTTAAGTCTGTTTCGTACACTTGCCCAAAACAGCCTCTCCTTATGACCTCCTTATGACAGGCTACACAAACAAGAGCGTTCTTATCATCTCAAAAACAAATGCTTTACTGTGGAATCTGTTCATACATCCAGCTGGAGAATGAGAAACCCAATGGCAGATATTCATGTGGAAACACACCTCTTAAATTTATGATGCTCATTCAGTGACAATCAGTGGTGGAGTTGGATTACTTTTGAAATGGAAGTTCATGAAAGTCTCCAGAAAGAGTTCTATCATCATCAATAACGTCATTATCTTGAAATTTTCATCTTTACATCACTTCATCTCACACAAAAaagcaagtcttttgtaaagctgaTGGATCTTAATTCCCTATTCAAGGCCAggccttcctctcccccactgCATTACAAAAAAGGGAAAGATTACAACTGTGTATTGTGACTGGAAAAATAAATCCGCCACTACCCTACAGCTATTTTAATGATTGCAGCCAAGCACAGAAGCAACATGGAAGCCTGAGGGGGGTGGCAGATGATATAACCATCCCTGCCAATCACAGTGTCCCAGTGCTTCGCTCCAAGAGATCTGGCTACACTATAACATGGCAGCCAAAGTGGCGAAAAGAACGGGAGCTCTTTCTGTATGTGTTATCTTCTATAAGTGCAACCTGTTCACAATAATACACATATACTGAACATTCCATATTCTCTGTGGCAAACCATAtcatttggtgtgttttttttcctgtttatacTGCAGCAGACCAAATGTCTGGAGGACAAAAGAAGAGACGGGTTGGAATAGTGGGCTATGGACACCTAGGTAAGTAGTCTTGAATCAAGAAATCGCCTCCATCCATCGTAATTGAAATATGGGTCTGTATACCCCCTCCCCAAGTTGCCCATATAGGTCCAAATGTAACAGTTGAAGATGAGGTGGGCTACAACAAGAGCGTTGATTCTAACACCATCAGGAACTGCAATTTTAACCAGGCCAGACGTACCTTCTCTGACACCCGTTGTCTCACAGCTGTGGGGAGCGGTTCACTTCACCCTCTCCGTCTCTTCCGTTTTTATTGTTGGCCAGAGGCCCAAATGTGCTGCCCAAGACCACACCTTAGAGCGGCTTGAACCTCAGCCTCCAGTTGGCGGAGATACTGAAACTGGTGTCTACTGATGCGGGAGGCTGAGGTGACAGGACGCTCCCCAAGAATGGTCagaaaaccatttggatccatcagcctcctggggtggatcatcttaatttccaccaccaccaccccaagggATAACGATTTGTCCTTGATAACGGAATGGTAGAGAGTTCCTCCAGAGCTAGATCAACAACATCTACCCCAGTACAGAAAGCCAGTATTAACAGTACTAGGTATCTGTGCTAAATTTTGGCAAAGTTTTCAGATATTCTGTAATAATGTAAGCCTCTTCTTTCCAGGTCTGCATGGGCTCAAAACCCATAGTCACCATCCCATCCCAATAATTGTTCTCTCCCATCCACCAGACTCTTCTTCCACCCATCAACCACTCTCTGAAACCATGTTGtcttctttcaccttctctcTCCTTATCCACTTTGgagctctttctcttctctcGCCTGTCCAGGTGATCTTTCTCTCACCCTAGTGCTCTTTCTTTTCCACTTTGCCCTCTATTTGCTCCTTCCTCACCAtcttttcctccctccacttAGTACTCTTTGGGTATTTCCCTCTGCATACTTTCCAACCTCTCTCTGACTACAGCCTCCAGTCTGATGTCTGCCACCTAGGGCCTGAAGATGGTACTACAGGTTACTGACTCATTTTTATTGACACCATGGAGAGTGTGGTGACTGTGAACGCACATGGGCATCTCTAAAACAGTGGCAGCTCCCTGGGAGCTGATCCTTCCACACAGGAAGCATCATTGATTAATTCTGGCATGGATAACAATAAATTAATTACTCCATTTTTAGGGACCAATTAACCGTAAGGATTTCACCTTAGTACGCCTAGCAAATTTTAGGTGTCTATCTTTTGTCAGCTTTGAAGCTATTTTGAagacaaacacacatgcacattttacACAATCTGGGTCTGAGAAGATAACTGTTCATAAAATGAACTGCAGCAGTGCCCTTTTCATCTGACAGTTAAATGCTTGGCCCATTAAGCTGGTGATGATGAGCCTTCCCCATGAGTGACTTTAGTGATGATTCTTCCATGCCACTGAGCTGGTGGGCCACAATGGCTCTTGTCCTTCCACTGGCATCTATTCTCTCCCTTGTGACCATAATAAACCATATCACTTACTTAACTTTATTTGCTCTTCATAACCGGAGGATAAAGAGCAGGCTGCCAATCCAGGGGCAAAGAGAGGAAGCGAGGTGGAATTGTAGACTAGGAGGAGAACAGAGCGCTCTCAGCAGCATGCCAATTTGCCTTACCAGTTCTGGCTAATGGCAATTCTTCTCGATCTGTGCTGAGGGCCAGTTGTACATTTCTCTctgttcctgtatttgtgtcCCTTCCATGAGAACATCGGAATGATCTTGCTGGGTCAGAACACCATTCTGTTTCAAATGGTGGACAGCCAAATATTTCTTGATACTCACGCATGAGACTCCTCCATCagtgactctctttttttttagggggggaggGGTTGGCTTGGAATCACTTGGTCTGTGATTCAGGAGTCTTTGTAAATGGCACAGGGTTTCGTAGGTGAGTGTTGTCCTTCTGCAGGGAACAGATCTGGCACGCAGCAGGTGTGGGAGAAAAAGAGCCAAGGTCTGCCTTTGTGAtgcttctcttttctgccttctgtcTCCAGGGCAATACCTTGTGAAACAGCTCCGAGATAATGGTGTCCAACATGGCTTGGAGCTGGCCTTTGTTTGGAACCGGGATGCCAGGAAGCTGGAGGGCACGGTACCACTGGAGCTGAGGTTGGCAAAGCTAACCAATGTATTGGACTGGTAGGTAGATAAGTCCAGCGAGGGACTATTTATTGGCGCAGcaagaagaaacagaatgaacCCACCATGAGCCTACAGTTACCTTTTGGACTCTCATGCCCACAATATCTTACATacacaaatgcatgcacacactcagaagcacttcatgcatctgatgaaatgggccATAATCTAGGGAaacatacccgtatttttcgctccataagacgcacctttccataagatgcactatttttttaggagaagaaaacaggataatataatctgttttcttcgctccataagacgcacagactttccacccccctgttttgtggggaaaagtgcatcttatggtgcgaaaaatacggtaccttttaATCATTTTTGTAAAAATGACCAAAACTTTACATTCATGTATTTACTTCATCATAATTTGTTTTAGTCACTGTTGAATAATAAGAAAGGAATGGTTTATTTTTTACAATTGCAACTATAACTGTAAGTAATTAGTTTTAGGAAGATGAACTGTAACTAATTCCTACCTAAAAGCAACACTGGTGTTCTCACTTTGTCTCCATCTTCTCTCTCCGAAGGCATGCCGACATCATTGTTGAAGTGGCACATCCCTGTATTGCCCAAGAATACGGGGAGTCTTTTCTCAAAGCTGCAGATTTTATGGTGAGGGCTCCAAATGCCTTTAGAGAAAGATCAATGGGGATGATGCTCTTCCCTCCCTTCAACATCCTTTTTaggacatatataaaatatagacaaaattaaaagcaaatgacAATGCTAAGataattagatttaaaaaaaaaaaacaggaacaggCTACTTTAATaccattatctcagccatttgctagacctTCTTTTGTACAAGTGATGGGGcgtaaattgcatgcacataaacacTGTGTTGAGGACATTTCTCCACCAGTCACAGAAAACTtttcctgtatccaagtagccccattttacttgattgtctacttcaaagtctattaagtggcttccagatggtccagttaGAGCCTTATCCTGATGGGGGGGCACTCTTCAGCATTCGTCCATTGGGCtaaggtgtgttgtttttattctccataggtttagccaaACCTCTTCAAGTTTAATGTTTAGAGCGTGAAaagtgtgcagaaaacttttcttcAGTTTTATTCATCATCTTGGGCTTTGGTATCCACAAAGTGGATCAGTTTGATGCTGTATTAGCTTGGCAATagcagccaaataatagactttttcaatgggggtaggtttcaggcagccgctaataatcctgcatgattcatgaAGAGCTACATCcgtttgtttggcatgtgctgatttacaCCACACTTTTATAATTGCTCAAGTTAAAATATTCTTTCCTGCCTATTGCTACAAACATGTCTGATCTCAAAACACTTTCACACATCAATATCAAGCTTCCTTACTTATTCTTCCCCCTCTGGCTTTCCAGCTTTTGACCACCATTCAATAGATTGTTTGCAGGCTCGCCCAAAACCATATTGCTGTCTGAGCAGAACAAAAATTGGTGCCCTCGCCTAAAACTtggcaagttattttggcacctgaaaaCTAAATAATTTTTGATACTTGACAACTAGAAGACCACAATCAGCCCCACCACACCCcatgaaataaaaatgcagggATAAATCGAGTGTCAGGTCTATCTTCAACCAATGTGTTAAATGCAATGTGTTATTGGCCACTCTAGGCTTTTGTTTCAATGAGTCTCCTCTGCCTAGAGCTAGCGTTAAATCCAGCTCACAATAACATTACTGTCATTGTGAGCTGAATTGGGCACCCAAAACCTGCCCCCTGAGGCAGCATTTCCTTCTTCCTCATGGAGGCCCTGCCCCTGATAACCTGGCACTCAATGAACACAGAGGCAAGAATCATACCTCACCTGCACAGTGGGGCTTCCTCAGACTTCTCAACATTAACCCCTGCAAACATCTCCATGTCTACTAGGTGGGTTCGCCGACCGCCCTGGCAGATGTAGGCACAGAGCAAAAACTACGAGAAGCTGCAAGACGAGCTGGGCACACCCTCTACATTCCCAGTGGGGCTCTATGGGGTGGCCAAGACATCCAAAGGTTGGATAGGGGAGGGATGCTTCAGGTAAGACCTTCCTATGGGAGAAGATACGAAGAGGGTAACTTAATTAACAGAAGGGTACAGAGAAAGGAATACTGAATATCTTAACTAATATTTAGAAAATGTTATAGTGTTAACACTTATTACATGTACATAGCACCCTTTTTGCATCATGGAAGACAAGGGAGCATAAACAGGATTTCCAGCAGATCCCTGATCCTGTAGTGGTCCAAATACTGCACTGCTTAATCTTAAACTAGGTGGTTGAATCACAGATCTTCTGGATGATTTCCAGAAGATTCTGTCAACACCTGAAGTGTAAGTCAGGATTTATGAGAGCCTTGCTTGGGCAAGCCATATTCTATGTTCAGAACTGTTTCGAAAAAGGAACGagggaaatactgtatttatcaCATCTATTACTAATATAATCCCATATGTTGCATTATCAATATCCTGGCAACTGTTTTAGAGGTCGGGTGGAAATCATGTGGTGTGAGAATAGGAGGCATCCCTCAAGGCTATGTCTGTGATCCACAGAAACCCTTCCTTTCTCCAGAAAGCTCCAGGGCATGAATGTCTCccctaaagcaaagcaaacacatCCTGTACCTTGTTTTAGCACAAGatggcctcgtggcgcagtggttaaaacgctgtactgcagctaaaactgtgctcacgacctggggttcaaatcccaggtagccggctcaaggttgactcagccttccatccttccgaggtcggtaaaatgagtacccagcttgctgggggggcaatgtgtagcctgtataattaaattgtaaaccgcccggagagtgcttgtagcgctatggggcggtatataagtccaataaataaataaaaataaataaataaacgtctAATGGTCtgaggttcttttttttttttttttgcccttttccagACCATAAGGggttacacacatgcacaaactcTTTTatctcttaaaaaaaattaacacacacatacaccatggGAAACCTGCACTTCCATGTCCATTCGCttccagtttgatttttttttttaagtcttgttTTGGCTTCACCAGGTCCAAGGAAGGAATTGTATAAAACTGGCAGACTGTGTGCCCCAGAAGCTTCTGGGGGCATGATTTTGCCATAGGGTGGCAACACTGTGGGAGGTTGGTGAGTTATAGGCCTGTCTCGGGACTCCATAGGGGGCCCTGGGAGGCAGTGATTTGGCCACCTCTGcctcagcttttaaaaatctgttttaggccttaaaaaaaaaaagaaaccagattttacattccagtcaCCTCCAGTTTCACTGGACAGAGACAGACGGTGATGGATGGCTGTGGGTGATGGGACATGGCCCTCAAACCTTAATGGTGGAATAGCATTAAACCAAAGAAGATCCCTGCCTCAGGAATCTTATAAACTTATAAATTTGGGAGGTTTCTGTCATTGCCTTGACtttgttttgccattttttttccttaggcaTTAACCGTCACCATGGCAAAACACCCGGACAGCTTCCGGCTGGGTGGGCACCTGGGGGAACTGGCTAAGGGTGCCCGGCAGGAACGTGTGGTGCTCTACAAGGGACCTGTGAGGCAACTCTGTCCCCTGGCCCCCAACAATGTCAACACCATGGCAGCGGCCTGTATGGCAGCACCAAGCCTGGGTTTTGATGGTGTACAAGGCTGCCTTATCGCTGACCCCGCGTGAGTGCTTAAGCTCGTCTGCAAGGGAGGTTGATTCTGGTGAGGAGATGGTCTGGAATGATCTTCCTTGGAAACCATGAGCCTAATGGACTCTGGTTCTTCTTTACAGCCTCTCCAACCACCACGTGGTAGAGACTGAGGTGACTGGGCTTGGAGGTTTCTCTGTCCACACCAGGCGCAAGAATCCAGCTGCTTCTGGTGCTGTCACAGGCGAAGCCACCTTTGCTGCTTTCTGGAGCAGCCTCTTAGGTGAGGATAAAACTCTCCCGCGCCTTCTGTATATCTGTAGTAGACAGACAGTGACATCATTTTGGTACCACTTTAACTATCATGGCTTCGTCCTATCAAATCCTAGGATTTGTGATTCAATGAGGTGCTTAAATGAGTTTAGGAGagataaataaaaatgggtaaatattcatccctggTGTCTTAGAAAGCCCACGCAGCAAAGCAGAAGCCATTGAGGTTTTCATAGTAGCACAGTTTGTATAATGATCGTTCTCACCCATATGAGAAAACGTGCAGATAGCCCTAGGAAAAATATCTGACTGCCTTGCTGCTGTAAGTggtaagccaaataaataaataaataaataaataaataaataaataaataaataaataaataaataaataaataaataaataaataaataaataaataaattttaagttCTGCATCATTGCTTGCAAGGCTAAGACAAGCAAGAATTTATATCCCAGTcataagttactttttaaaagtaactttacaaTGTTGTAAAACCCATTTACAAGCTTTACTCTGAAGGCCAATACTGTACTCAGAAAATCTGGATGTCTTTTAACTGGACTTTTGAGAGGCCACTTTTCTCTCGGAGCGGATGAGGCAATTCTCTAGCCTCCGGCTGatgtcttcttttctctccacAGTATGTCAAGGCCATGGAGGCCAAGTCTTTCTTTGCTGAGCGGCTACACTCTCAAGAGGATATGCTTTTGGTGCTGGAGATTCATTTACACTGAGCTGGCAGGGCAGCAACCCTCAAGCCAAGACCCCTCCCCAATCTCCTCCCACACCTTGTTGCATGTTTTAGTAAAATGGCGGCGAACCTTTTtcgggcccaagtgcccaaactgggggcgGGGGGTGACTAGCAGGAGGCATGCTGCGGTAgtggtggaaccagaagtggtggcggaagggggaatcccgggcatggaggtgccttgagaccccactctggatccgccgccagtgccagctgctctggatcctggcccccCACCTGTCGAAGTGCCAGCCATAAGTTTGCCATGCCATAAGTTTGCCATCGCTGTTTTAGTACATGAACAATCAAAACATGCATCTGTTAATCCTATAACAAATCTAATCTGCCTATCCATGCTAGAACTGTCCCTGAACAAAGAACATGCTCGGGTATCCGGGCCAGCCCtattattaggcagagtgaggagcATCGAATGTGAGTAATGGTAGTAGCCCCGACACCCTCCTGGCTGTTTTCAGCTGAACTCCCTGACTGTCTCTGTGGAAGGAGATTTCTTGGCCACACAGCCTGTCTTGGAGTGTCCCCTAAAATAAATGAGTATAATGCCTTCGATGGACAGGGTACTAATCTCTCACCAATGTTAAATTGAGTTTCAATCAGAGCTTCGAAACGTTGCTGTTTAAAATATAACTCCTAGAATTCTTGCGATGCTGGCTGGGTAATtttagaagttgtagtccagaaagtaactcCTCTAAGTACTGGTTGAAACGGGCCCTCCCTTTTgtcttctacagcagtggtccccaaccttgggcctccagatgttcttggacttcaactcccagaaatcctggccagcagagacggtggtggaggcttctgggagttgtagtccaagaacttctggaggcccaaggttggggaccactgttctacaggacTATCTTGGCCTTCACTTCAGCGGTGCCCAAAATGCTACATATTCCACACTAGatcttcaatttctttctttctcaactgGCTCAGCTCTGGTAGACAAAAACTGCAGACGGTCAGTGGGCTCAGATCATTCAAGGCGATGGACTGGTCAGACTGATATTGTCTTGTGGCTACCCAGTATGGGAAAAATGGGGTTACCCCAGTGTTGTTGGACTGCTACCCCCACCAATCTCTCACCATTCCATGtgctggctagggatgatgggtcCTGCAGTCCAGCAGCAGTTGATGTGGCACAGGTTCCAGAGCCCTACCCATAGTAGAATTTCTTTACATTTGCCTGAATCAAAAATAAGCAACAGAAGTCTATACAGAGATTCAGAAAGCTGCTTTCAGGGTGGGGAGTGAGGGGGATATTTCCATATTTCCACATTCTAGGCTTACACTAGGGCAAGCTATCCCTCACCCCTCCTCCCACCTATAAAATGCTAGTTTGCCAAATTATTTTTATGCATTACTTAAACATGTAGGCTCATTTTATCCCATAGCAACTGTCCATTCTTGAACTTCTCTCAGTTTTGGTCTCTAATAAAAAGACTGATTGAAAACTCAAGTTGATCTGGTTTATTGTCCACCACAGGGTTGCCCTCACTGTGAACCTCTTTAAATTGTTAAGGAGTTTAAAAGAAGCTCTGGAGAAAAGTCAGTTCTTTTCCATAAGCGGATTCTTCTCACATATCTAAAGTTTTAAGAATTGTTTCAAAACAGGTGACTCATGTTTCCACCTCAAAGGAAGAGGCCAAAAGTTGTCTTGCAGCTTATCCTACCCCTTGAGTCAGAAATACAGAGATACCCATTGGTCAGAAACAAGTTTAGCATAATTTCTGACAACTGTCGTTCAAAAAGCAAGTTTTTGAAGctctggtttaaaaaaattgttttattccatttatatctcACTATTCTTTCCATTATTTCAGAGCGGTATACCTGGTCTCTTCCCCATGACTTGATCCTCAT of Pogona vitticeps strain Pit_001003342236 chromosome 6, PviZW2.1, whole genome shotgun sequence contains these proteins:
- the ASPDH gene encoding aspartate dehydrogenase domain-containing protein isoform X1, which codes for MSGGQKKRRVGIVGYGHLGQYLVKQLRDNGVQHGLELAFVWNRDARKLEGTVPLELRLAKLTNVLDWHADIIVEVAHPCIAQEYGESFLKAADFMVGSPTALADVGTEQKLREAARRAGHTLYIPSGALWGGQDIQRLDRGGMLQALTVTMAKHPDSFRLGGHLGELAKGARQERVVLYKGPVRQLCPLAPNNVNTMAAACMAAPSLGFDGVQGCLIADPALSNHHVVETEVTGLGGFSVHTRRKNPAASGAVTGEATFAAFWSSLLVCQGHGGQVFLC
- the ASPDH gene encoding aspartate dehydrogenase domain-containing protein isoform X2 — encoded protein: MSGGQKKRRVGIVGYGHLGQYLVKQLRDNGVQHGLELAFVWNRDARKLEGTVPLELRLAKLTNVLDWHADIIVEVAHPCIAQEYGESFLKAADFMALTVTMAKHPDSFRLGGHLGELAKGARQERVVLYKGPVRQLCPLAPNNVNTMAAACMAAPSLGFDGVQGCLIADPALSNHHVVETEVTGLGGFSVHTRRKNPAASGAVTGEATFAAFWSSLLVCQGHGGQVFLC